One Drosophila teissieri strain GT53w chromosome X, Prin_Dtei_1.1, whole genome shotgun sequence genomic window, AATGCGCTCGTCATCGATGCGAATGGAACCGATGCCCTGCAGGGCAGCCAGTGCATTTTCAGCCTTCAGAAACTCTGTGGCAGCCAGATCGTTGCGCAGGGCAATATCCTGTGCCGTGTAGCCCTCGGCCTTGATGCGTTTCTGCTTTTCGGGATGCAGCAGGCTGCTCTTCTTCTTGGCATCGAGATCCAGTTCCTCGAACACGTACTTCGAGTCCAGCAAACGGGGATCAATGTGATCGGGTGCCAGGTAGCCCTGACAGACGACGAATATCTCGGCGGATTCCTTACGCGAGGCACTCGGCTTGGTGGCGTGCACCTTCTTGAACAGCTGCTTGAGCACCCAGAGCAGGGCATTGTAATCCTTGGAGCGGAAAACCTTGGTCACAAACCAACCGCCGTTGCGCAGAAACAGTGTGCTCAACTTGAGGGCATTGAGGGTGAGGCAGATCTGCTGATAGGCATCGTACAGCCAGTTCCTGCCCACATTGGGAGCACCGTCGTGGAGCACAACATCGGCCTTCCACGATTGCAGTTCCTTGGTCAGCGATTGGCGGCACTTCTCGGTGGTGATGTCCTCAACGAGGCCAATGCAACCGGCAATGGGACGGATGGGGAAGAGATCCACGCCGATCACAATGCTGGACACCGGCATATTCTGCTTGGCCACCTGCATCCAGCCACCGGGAGCGGCGCACAAATCCAAACATACTTGCGACTGCTGGAGGAAACCGAATTTGCGATTCAGCTGGATCAATTTGAAGGCGGCACGCGATCGCAGGCCCGTCTCCTTGGCCAACTGGTAGAACTTATCCTTACGGGTCTTTCCAACTTTCGTTTTCTTGCCCATTGCTGCTGGCTTTGCGTACAATTacgataaaataaaaacgaattcaaatcaaatgtcGAATTCGTGCACGTGTTGCCAACAGTGTGGCCGTATTAACCATTCAAAATATTCCGCGCTGGCAGTCATGCGCGTCAAGATAGCAGCACAGTGGAACGTGTTCAATGATTGTGGAATGCATTTGGGAAGCGGTTGAATGTTTAAAAAGTGgactttaaaatttataaatataaattggaTAATCAAAGTGATTAAAAAATGACCATCCATTCTAAGGAATAATTGTAAATTGTGGTAAGGTGCAAAAAGCCGTACTGAACCATATTAAAAAATtcgcttaaaataaaaatatatttgtggctgttttaaaattaataaaaacgtaaggttttagttttcatcggcttgccacacacacatagtaGAATATTTATCTGTGAGTCAGATGGCTTTCAACCAAGCGAACAAGTGTATCTACAGATGCTCCATCTCTTTCTATTACGTGCACAGTTCATCTGCGAAGGATAACGCCCATTTTTGTGTCCTTTGAACAGGACTTTCTaggcaaaagaaagaaagaaatatcCCCTAAAACCATTAATTAATACttcgttttgatttattaagTTATTCGTGTAAAgttgtgtatttatatatttttctattgtTATCCAAAATTTTTAATGCAGTACCTTACTTACTGAAATACATTGAATGGTTTCATTTGACCGTAATGTGAGCGAAAGTCTGGCGAagacatatattatttatcagttaaaattataatcgtttttgtatacatttaaataatctGTTTTCATATCCGTTTTGATTTGGGCAAATTGGGAAAAGAAGTATAGATTTCTTTCCAAGCGAAAGACGAATTTCTTCTTGGTTTTTATAATGCAATTAAGTTGAAAAAGTAGTTTTGATAGCTGAAAAGTTTccatttaatgtttaatacttttttgatttagaaagaaaaaacaattattttgcgACTTTTAAAATACTAGAAAATGTTATAAACtgttaaataatacaattcgTCTTTCGATAGAAATGGacagaaatttaatttatccAAGACTTTTCCGTTtttacattcaaaatatttgtaattagttGACGTGTGCGGATAACAACAacatgtattatttatttatctgatATACATCGTATACATGGTTTAGTTTCGTATTTTCGTATTGTTCAAGTTTTAAAAGTTTCGTACAGTTTTAAATTTAGTAAACACTATTTTGCTGTCGTATACGTACTGTAGCCAAAAAAGAACCGTCATAGTATGATTTACATgcaatatttgtatataccCGCAAATGTAggtaaatgtattaaaatatatttatacacagctgcggtcaaaataatagccCTGAAACTTGTGCCTTCTCACCTTCACTCGTTGTGAAAATATTCGTATACTACCAGTTTAATCGAGTTTCCTTGCATATGTTTTCGATGGTTATAATATATAAGCTAATGGGGTTATGCAGAAAAAGTCACTGCATTGGCAATTATCCCTTTTTACGAATGCTGATAAAATTATAATCGCTTAAACGAATTATTacgtatttatgtattttacaGTTGACATGCCACAAACAtgctttccattttaaattgattgtTGAAAAAGCGAGCAAAGTATATTCGTTTTCTGGCCGGGCAAATAATCTTAATTAGGCAATATTCAATTTACGACTTCTAAATATCTCCTGCATATATTGTTAAATAGCCAATCAGAAAACCATATAATCTTCAtgctcaattttttttttatagcagGCAATGTTTTCCGCCAACCAAAATGTAGCAAGCACAAACTAGCTATTACGTATTTATATTCTActcatgtatgtatatctatcGGAACTATATCTAAATTTATGGGAATTTTAAACATATCTGACACGAAAACAAGGACAGCAGAATTAAAAAACCCTTAAGGATTGTTGGTCTTAGCGAAGAAGCAAATATAAACcgcgtttttttttcgttcaaTAGAGAACCGCACATAATTAGGATGAAACAGCATGTTAGATTTTCAGCGCAGTTATTTTGACCACAACTGCATGAGGGATTCTCCGTTTGGGAGTGGTTCACAGCCCTGATCCTCAGGGGCTTAGATCCTGATGGAGATTTGGGTCGTAGCCCATGCTGTTGTCGTACGGTTGCTGCTGGTCGTAGCCGCCGGATCCCATTGGATAGCCCATGGAATCCTGTGGCGGAGCGGGTGACATCATGGGTGTGGTTGTCCCGCTAGGAGGACCGGCCATGGAATACGGCGAAGCACCAGCAGCCTTCTTGGCCGCATACAAATTGGCCTCCTCCTGTGCCTTACCAATGTTCTTCTTATAGCGAATACGCTTGTTGCCAAACCAATTGGATACTTGCGAGACCTGCATGATTGTGCGTTCATTTACAATGCTGTACTGCAATCAAACTGCATGGTTGATTAATGTGTGCACTTACCGTGATGCCACACTTTCGTGCCAACTCCTCTTTGGCCTCTTCGGATGGATATGGGTTGCTCAAGTGACTGTAGAAGTACTCGTTGAGGATCTCGGATGCCTGCTTGCTGAAGTTGCGACGCTTGCGGCGTGCGTCCAGGAAACGCGAACGAAGGATCATCACAGCCTCGCAGGTCGACTGCTTCAGCTGCATTTGTATGGAACTAAACTTTTTGTGGATGATCTGCACCATTCGCTCGATTTCCTTTGGTGTAATGGGTCTGAAATGAGGATTGTATTATCCAAGTGTTCCACAGAATCAGCATTTATCTATATCCGCATACCTCGTGCGACTCTGTTCGCGTAGAAGATTCATGACATGCGTAGTAAACTCATTGCATGCCTGCTCGTACTTCTCCAATTCCTGGTGATATATTTGACGGATCTGTGCCAGCTTGGCACGGTAGTCGGAATGCTCAATGGCATTGTCAGCACCATCGATGGACAGGGAACCACCCTGGCTGGCCGCAGCCGCGGAGGCAGCCGCTGCTCCGCCACCACCCTTCTCAGgtcctgccacgccctcgGCAATCAGCATGTTGTCCAAGCGCATCAGTTGTGGATCTGggggctcctcctcctgggtGTTGCGAATCGAGAGGACTGTAATAATTCAAGTAGAACGGATACATGattaaaacaattacaattttcatatatcAAATGGTTAAACCATTTGGTTTATAGAACTGCACATGGAAATAAGGCTAGCATGTGAAACGTTTTGTTTGATTAAGCATAAGAAGTGATTTGTATAAGGACCAGGTAAAACATTACAGAATAGAATGGTGGTTTTGAGATTAAAATTGAGGTTGTTAAAGGGTTTTTAGCTTACCGGTCTTCTCCTTGATCTCGCAAAGTACAGAGAAAAGAGCCGGCTTCATTCGGTGACAGTTGAGTGTATGTTTTCTGGCCTGGGCCTCGTCAAGTGATTGTTCCGAGATGCTCATTATCTGTTGCAATATCTCGCCGATGTCCTTCTGCTTGCGCACCTCGTTCTCGCTGCCGGCATTCTGGCCATCGTCCTGGCCAGACAAGCCGTATCCTTGCGGAGCCATCATGCCACCGGTGTGGGCCAACATGCGATTGGGATCCTCCATGACGCCGCAACTGAAAGCAAGCTACAAATCCAAGTTGCTGcaataatacaaaacaaacaatattaaTAGCATACATGAAAAACAAGGAATAAACTATTATTTCctatgttttattatttaatatgaaTTTCCTTTAAAACCTAAAAAATGTGGTAAAACCTTGAGGTAACGTGTGTTTTACTTCAATATTATGCGCACAAACTGACAACCTTTTACCGAAACAACATCACTTCTATTTAagagatacaaaaaaaaaccccattAAACCACAAGCCCCACCACAAAATAATCCCCAGACATTTGAGGCAACGTGAAAAGACATTTTGGTATCCTATTGGAAATGCAATAATCTCCACCTGTCGCAATCTCATGAAGCGGGATATCTTTTGGGGGTGAAAAAGTATCTCAAATGCGTAGCACGAAGCCGCCCAGTTAACTCAGCTATTTATACACTTCTATTTATTCTATtctttctatttatttatttattgttgggTGGCACAGTTAagttacattttatatatgtacataaatatgtagaGATAAATGACGCCGAGTGCATCACATACATACACTTGTACGTATGTTTGGTGCCAGCAGAAtggtagaaaaaaaaagtaaccTGCCtagtttatatttacatacacacacggTTATGgttcaacatttattttaatacagTTCGAATAGATCTTGTAGGTTTTGCATTTACATTCCTGGGATTTTATTACGTCAGAAAAGATTTTAAACTGTTTATAACAAggtgtatgtacatatccaCACATCGCTATATATGCATGTAAGTATTGAGAAGCGTCCACTTGAAATTCCATACTCACggttttttatttatcgtGATTGCctcttatatttatttgccgtGCAAGTTgtattttctgttattttcaCTACAGTTTAGCGACACATTACTTGCAGTTGTAAATAACCGCaagtatacaaaaatattatcttTTTTGGAATACAATGAAAGGAAAGTACGTTCTGTATACGCAGAAAAATAAATCGATATGAAAAAGTTTTCCAGTATTATAAGAATATcgataaatattaatacaatatatatttgctaGTGAAAACGTGGACAATCGATATTTTAACCGTATTATTTTTTAGTGCTTACGCACTGTCGTAGGGGTTTGGAAATTATTTCAAACAAACagataaatacataaatttaaaatgagttAGATATTCTCTAAACAGAAATtgagaaaataatttaatttagttctCTTAACTGTACAATAAGTTCATATATAAAAGGAAGTGCAACTTccttaaaatataatatttcaatagGCTGACCGAACTTTGTCTTATTATGTAACTaatatgtttgtttattttttagtaaTCCAAATCTGTATAAGTGGTCTGTGGCTTACTATTTGGAAGTCtcttattatatattttcgctttaataaataccatttaaatCTGGAATAAATTTAAACGTAAGTGTGAAAAAGCTATTCTCCGTTCTCATCATGTTCTGCCAATCGATAGTCATTGATTTGCATCCCTACTAAAATCATTATGGTCATATTGTGCAGTGACGTAGAGTCGTATGTTCGTGAACTTTGGAGAAAATCTATTCCTAAACGGTTTATTTggcaaaattattaatttactttCATTGTAATCAGAAACGCATTATAGAACACTAGAGAGAAAAGGTATAGAAAAGTGAATGTGACCAAAACGAACACAACCTCAAAAGTTCAAATGGCGTGGCTTTCATCCATATGTAAATGCATACGTGCAtgaaaatgtacatatatatatatatctatactGAATAATTGAGTTTTTCAAAACTTCTAGTAACGTGGGCTCCAGTGTATATCTGCTAAAAGCTACTTGACTTCGTGTTTACACATAAATCACGTTTCAACATTGTTTTTTTGCCCATTATACAAACGTACTGAATACATAAGTAATAGAAAAAGATATAtccgtatatatatatgtatatatatatatgtacttgaATGTTAAATTAACCTTTTTTCCTTCGAAATTATGCGAAAATTTGAGCAAAATTAAAGTAATGTAAGAAATACTGAGTCTAAGGAGTGGTATACATATGTTCGTTCATGCGCATtcctaattttattttctttccctTTGCAGAATAGTTGAGAGaccaaaattaaaattttttgcGATACTTAAGCGCCTTAAAAGCGTTactaatatttttcaatattagCACGGAATCACAGCTAATCAAAATAAGAAACTTATCAATTTCCCGTGGCAgtgcgatttgtttgtttttgatttatccatatatattttccaagTCAATTTGCGATTGACTTCACAAAGAATACCCGAGAGTACGATATCTTTGTCTAATTTGCGAACTGGCATTGCGCACCCCAAAGGAGGGGAAACAAAATCTTATATGACTTTTGAAAGATACGGTGGTAAGTAATAGTTAATCATCAACAACCCATTGAATCAATTTGTATCTAAGACACATATTTATCGCGACCACTGTATAATATCTTACTACTAACCAAGATCTGGATCCATCCAAGGTTACTTTAACATTAAAAATAAGCTTGAATGAGTGAACACATTACTTTTTCCTATAAGTTATAACAAGTGCAAGCCACTATCTAGGATACCATGGTTTCTAACAGGGAATTCCAGAAACTTCTCTTATCCAGGCATTGCAACCACATTCGAGTATATTATTTCTGAGGATTATTGTCATACTTATCTCCTCAATGCTTTTCTTCATTATGTCATATGTGCTGTTCAGATTTCTCCTTATTCAAGGGCTAACCActtgcataaataaatccaTAGTTTAAATCAGATTTCCACGTATAATATATCATTTGAATTATTACTAAAGCCACCTGTTCTATAGAAAAcggataaaaataaagaatatttGCGATTTATTGTATATCTCGGTTACCCATTCACTTGTACAGAGCGTTGACAAGTCTTGTTCATCGATTTTCTTTGTATTCCAAcgaatattttcatattactCAGGAACAAAACGTGTAGAGCTTACATACATCATATTAAATCTGGTAAAAGCTAAAACAAAAGGGCAATCCTTTGAGGAGCATAAAAGAATTACAGATAATCACCTAATGATTGATTGTTCGGAACAAGAATTGGAAATTGGAATCACAATCGTACCGAAATATTTGTCAGATTCGTCAATTTAGTCGGGCAAAACATCAGAAAATATTCGAGAGATCCTACCGAAATTCTCAGTGTAATTTTCCGGTTTCAAAAGTTAATATcaagataaaataataaaattgtatcATAACTCGCTCGCCCTCTGAAACCATTTGTTCAAAGTTTTGTTCTTCAAATTGAGCTTGCACTCGAACCCAATTGGTTTCTAGTTTTATTTGGCATTCGGCGATACTAAATAGTGCAAATCAGTGTTATGTTTTTAACTGAGTCCATGTACAATTGCATTGACGGTTTCAACAACGTAAAGTATACACTAAGGTCCCGTACACATTTCAATTAGAATGCAGTTTTAAGGCTTCAATATTCACTTCGTTCATTAAAATGGAATTACATTTCGtttcatatttgtatttttcagAAACACCAGCAAAAAAAACCGCACTTCTCATTGAGAAAAAACGGAGTAAAGGGTTCGAGCTGTGCATGAATTCAAAAGGGCGAACCATAAGTCACCGGTAAGCAAAAATCACTGTTGACCACATTGCTGATTCAAGTCGTACAACTTTTATTGCAATCCACACACTCAGCGTTTCTAAGATAAAAAAAATCTGGTATTCAAATCAAATTCGCTACTGTTTAATACGAATGTAGATGTGTGTAGTTTTGAGGGCTTATTTCACCTTGGCTTACATATGTAGTTCCAAATGCATACTTTAATACCCGATAAGAATTGATTATATTTTCGAGCAAAGGGAAAGTAGTgccaaattgcaattgcctTCAGCAATAAATTAGGATTCTCCTCGCTGCAGGAAAGACACTTTGAGGGGTATTTGCGAAAAAGACGGAAATGTTGGCATAATTAAGTAATAAATATAACTTTATTTCGTGT contains:
- the LOC122623221 gene encoding homeobox protein extradenticle, coding for MEDPNRMLAHTGGMMAPQGYGLSGQDDGQNAGSENEVRKQKDIGEILQQIMSISEQSLDEAQARKHTLNCHRMKPALFSVLCEIKEKTVLSIRNTQEEEPPDPQLMRLDNMLIAEGVAGPEKGGGGAAAASAAAASQGGSLSIDGADNAIEHSDYRAKLAQIRQIYHQELEKYEQACNEFTTHVMNLLREQSRTRPITPKEIERMVQIIHKKFSSIQMQLKQSTCEAVMILRSRFLDARRKRRNFSKQASEILNEYFYSHLSNPYPSEEAKEELARKCGITVSQVSNWFGNKRIRYKKNIGKAQEEANLYAAKKAAGASPYSMAGPPSGTTTPMMSPAPPQDSMGYPMGSGGYDQQQPYDNSMGYDPNLHQDLSP
- the LOC122624260 gene encoding uncharacterized protein LOC122624260 isoform X3, with translation MTFERYGETPAKKTALLIEKKRSKGFELCMNSKGRTISHRTSSNRHRKLQPFRHN
- the LOC122624260 gene encoding uncharacterized protein LOC122624260 isoform X2, which translates into the protein MTFERYGETPAKKTALLIEKKRSKGFELCMNSKGRTISHRTSSNRHRKLQPFRYT
- the LOC122624260 gene encoding uncharacterized protein LOC122624260 isoform X1 codes for the protein MTFERYGETPAKKTALLIEKKRSKGFELCMNSKGRTISHRTSSNRHRKLQPFSNSSRFYKYIEYTVV